From the genome of Thermoflexus hugenholtzii, one region includes:
- a CDS encoding NAD-dependent epimerase/dehydratase family protein has translation MRILVTGATGFLGRNLCPYLAEQGYRVRALVRPTSDWKFLAAHGVEIAFGDIQDPVSVRAAVEGCDAVIHAAGYFRFWGPRARYWGVNVEGTRNVAEAALAAGVRRFVHISTVAVVGRPRPGAVIDETYPCRPVDDYQRTKWEGERLVQEAVGRGLPAVILRPGAFYGPWGRYAFNRLFFEDFLRGLRLQVHGGRRYTFPIFVPDLCRVIEAALHRGRVGEVYNVADRSRTHGEIYEIVARLAGVPAWRINVPAAPMRALAWAWTKLADLTGREPYYPLTLATYVFYDWVVSSEKARRELGFEPTPFEEGARRTLEWYWAQGILRPPRRTTSNRL, from the coding sequence ATGCGCATCCTGGTGACCGGCGCCACGGGCTTCCTGGGGCGGAACCTCTGCCCATATCTGGCGGAGCAGGGATATCGCGTGCGCGCCCTGGTTCGCCCGACTTCAGACTGGAAGTTCCTGGCCGCCCATGGGGTGGAGATCGCCTTCGGGGATATCCAGGACCCCGTCTCCGTGCGGGCGGCGGTGGAGGGCTGCGACGCCGTGATCCACGCGGCGGGCTACTTCCGGTTCTGGGGTCCGCGGGCGCGCTACTGGGGGGTCAACGTCGAGGGGACGCGGAACGTGGCGGAGGCGGCCCTGGCCGCAGGTGTGAGGCGGTTCGTCCACATCTCCACGGTGGCGGTGGTGGGGCGGCCGCGTCCGGGCGCGGTGATCGATGAAACCTATCCCTGCCGGCCGGTGGATGATTATCAGCGGACGAAGTGGGAGGGCGAGCGGCTGGTTCAGGAGGCGGTCGGGAGAGGGCTCCCGGCGGTGATCCTGCGCCCGGGAGCCTTCTACGGCCCCTGGGGGCGCTACGCCTTCAACCGGCTGTTCTTCGAGGACTTCCTGCGCGGGCTGCGCCTGCAGGTCCACGGCGGCCGCCGCTACACGTTCCCTATCTTCGTGCCGGACCTCTGTCGGGTGATCGAGGCGGCGCTGCATCGGGGGCGGGTGGGGGAGGTTTACAACGTGGCCGATCGAAGCCGGACCCACGGGGAGATCTACGAGATCGTCGCCCGCCTCGCCGGGGTTCCCGCATGGCGGATCAACGTCCCGGCGGCTCCCATGCGAGCTCTGGCCTGGGCCTGGACGAAGCTGGCAGACCTCACCGGGCGGGAGCCTTATTACCCGCTGACCCTGGCCACGTATGTGTTCTACGACTGGGTGGTCTCCTCGGAGAAAGCCCGGCGGGAGCTGGGGTTCGAGCCCACGCCCTTTGAGGAGGGAGCCCGCCGCACTCTGGAATGGTATTGGGCGCAGGGGATCCTGAGGCCGCCGCGGCGGACTACGAGCAACCGGCTCTAA
- a CDS encoding nucleotidyltransferase domain-containing protein codes for MSRDPSPQERRRLLEEELHRLVEILRREVDPERIILFGSLATGEIGPWSDIDLVIVMRTDQPFIERLHTIRRLLQPRVATDLLVYTPEEFEQLARERPFVREEILAKGVLLYARGGEAVARSRLTL; via the coding sequence ATGAGCCGGGATCCCTCGCCCCAGGAGCGCCGCCGGTTGCTGGAGGAAGAGCTGCACCGGTTGGTAGAGATCCTGCGCCGGGAGGTGGATCCGGAGCGGATCATCCTCTTCGGATCCCTGGCGACCGGGGAGATCGGGCCATGGTCGGATATTGATCTCGTCATCGTCATGCGGACGGACCAGCCGTTCATCGAGCGCCTTCACACCATCCGGCGGCTCCTTCAGCCCCGCGTGGCCACTGATCTGCTGGTCTACACGCCGGAGGAGTTCGAGCAGCTCGCTCGGGAACGGCCATTTGTGCGAGAGGAAATCCTGGCCAAGGGGGTGCTTCTCTATGCACGAGGCGGCGAAGCCGTGGCTCGATCTCGCCTGACGCTTTAG
- the cysS gene encoding cysteine--tRNA ligase, translated as MSLVVYNFLTRRKEPFIPLHEGRVHMYVCGPTVYDHAHVGHAKLYVSMDVIVRYFRYRGYKVRYVQNITDVGHLLDTGEDRILKGAARERLEPMELVEKYMRSYFEDMDALGVVRPDISPRASCHIPEMIEMIKVLIQKGHAYEVNGSVYFSVESWPEYGKLSGRRLEEQEEGARVPVREEKRHPADFALWKRAEPEHILRWPSPWGWGYPGWHIECSVMATKYLGQPFDIHGGGIDNLFPHNESEIAQAEAANGVPFARYWLLTGSLTVNGVKMSKSLGNVVRIKDALQRYRPQAIRLFILSSHYRSPIDYSEEAMEAAEKGLDRLWNTVIEVRERLARGDAPESAEPEAFMEEIQRARRAFLEAMDDDFSTPEALSVLFEFSKAVNGLLFGGATVGRPVLEAIDAVYRELGGQVLGLIPDEIRPDVSSDLVAGLVQLLIELRAEARRQRDFARADQIRERLRALGILLEDRPDGTVWRMGRAGS; from the coding sequence ATGAGCCTGGTCGTCTATAACTTCCTCACCCGCCGCAAGGAGCCCTTCATCCCGCTGCATGAGGGACGGGTCCACATGTATGTGTGCGGGCCGACCGTCTACGACCACGCCCACGTCGGCCACGCCAAGCTCTATGTCTCCATGGACGTCATCGTCCGCTACTTCCGCTACCGCGGCTACAAGGTCCGCTACGTCCAGAACATCACCGATGTGGGGCACCTGCTGGACACGGGTGAGGACCGCATCTTGAAGGGGGCGGCGCGGGAGCGCCTGGAGCCGATGGAGCTGGTGGAGAAATACATGCGCAGCTACTTCGAGGATATGGACGCCCTGGGAGTGGTCCGGCCGGACATCTCCCCACGGGCCTCATGCCATATCCCCGAGATGATCGAGATGATCAAGGTCCTGATCCAGAAAGGCCATGCCTACGAGGTCAACGGCTCCGTCTACTTCTCGGTGGAGTCCTGGCCGGAATACGGGAAGCTGTCGGGCCGCCGTCTGGAGGAGCAGGAGGAGGGCGCGCGGGTCCCGGTGCGGGAGGAGAAGCGTCATCCCGCCGATTTCGCCCTCTGGAAGCGCGCCGAGCCGGAGCACATCCTGCGCTGGCCCAGCCCCTGGGGCTGGGGCTACCCGGGGTGGCACATCGAGTGCTCGGTGATGGCCACCAAATACCTGGGCCAGCCCTTCGACATCCATGGCGGCGGCATCGATAACCTGTTCCCCCACAACGAGAGCGAGATCGCCCAGGCCGAGGCTGCCAACGGGGTGCCCTTCGCCCGCTACTGGCTGCTCACCGGCTCGCTCACGGTGAACGGCGTCAAGATGAGCAAAAGCCTGGGGAACGTGGTGCGCATCAAGGACGCCCTGCAGCGCTACCGTCCCCAGGCCATCCGCCTCTTCATCCTCTCCAGCCATTACCGCTCGCCCATCGATTACAGCGAGGAGGCGATGGAGGCGGCCGAGAAGGGCCTGGACCGCCTCTGGAACACGGTGATCGAGGTGCGGGAGCGGCTGGCCCGCGGGGACGCCCCCGAGTCGGCGGAGCCGGAGGCGTTTATGGAGGAGATCCAGCGGGCGCGGCGCGCCTTCCTGGAGGCGATGGACGACGATTTCAGCACGCCGGAGGCCCTGTCGGTCCTCTTCGAGTTCTCCAAGGCCGTCAACGGCCTCCTGTTCGGCGGGGCCACCGTGGGCCGTCCCGTCCTGGAGGCTATCGACGCCGTCTACCGGGAGCTCGGCGGCCAGGTCCTGGGCCTGATCCCCGATGAGATCCGGCCGGACGTCTCCTCGGACCTGGTGGCGGGGCTGGTGCAGTTGCTGATCGAGCTGCGGGCGGAGGCCCGCCGCCAGCGCGACTTCGCCCGGGCCGATCAGATCCGCGAGCGCCTGCGGGCCCTGGGGATCCTCCTGGAGGACCGACCCGACGGCACGGTCTGGCGGATGGGACGGGCGGGATCTTAG
- a CDS encoding transposase, giving the protein MPTVCLRFRFEEHPRIRALMEACADIQRQTIDYALENGKTATFTLIQALYPSLRTQHPDLHSNLIYGAIRSGARIVHGFRNRQRKGKTRADRPEIRRPSVYLVQQTVKIEWDGETLTVTIPVSPRDPEPIVLTFRPHHQYRRLLDEWKAGRARMGEPTLTAHSLSIPLKFPDPIPYEPEGVIGIDSNEGNLTAFVTSTGEIREIDTGYVGKVNRDHLRREIKGTRGKHNPKAKKKIASKHGRIRREKTENFWHHLALALIAWALGMKAALVLEDLRGMKERIGKGKSRRMRQRLLNFWSIMTFHRILVHKARFYGVPVILVDPQNTSRACPVCGRVVDRLRGHALACPCGARMGRHEAAAVNIARRGVEFLGGLGPRGRGRWATPVAGPLASG; this is encoded by the coding sequence ATGCCGACGGTCTGCCTGCGGTTCCGATTCGAGGAGCATCCCAGGATCCGCGCCCTGATGGAGGCCTGCGCCGACATCCAGCGGCAGACCATCGACTACGCCCTGGAAAACGGCAAAACCGCCACCTTCACCCTCATCCAGGCCCTCTACCCCTCCCTGCGCACGCAGCATCCGGATCTCCACTCCAACCTCATCTACGGGGCGATCCGATCCGGCGCCCGGATCGTCCACGGCTTCCGAAACCGGCAGCGGAAGGGGAAGACCCGAGCGGACCGGCCGGAGATCCGGCGTCCATCGGTCTACCTGGTCCAGCAGACGGTGAAGATCGAATGGGATGGCGAGACCCTGACCGTCACGATCCCGGTCTCCCCCCGGGATCCGGAGCCCATCGTCCTCACCTTTCGCCCTCATCACCAGTATCGCCGGCTGCTGGACGAGTGGAAGGCGGGGCGGGCGAGGATGGGGGAGCCGACGCTCACAGCCCACTCCCTCTCCATTCCCTTGAAGTTCCCCGACCCCATCCCCTATGAGCCGGAGGGGGTGATCGGGATCGACAGCAACGAGGGGAATCTGACGGCCTTTGTGACCTCCACCGGTGAGATCCGGGAGATCGACACGGGATATGTGGGGAAGGTCAACCGGGACCATCTGCGGCGCGAGATCAAAGGGACAAGAGGGAAGCACAACCCGAAGGCCAAAAAGAAGATCGCCTCCAAGCACGGCCGGATCCGCCGGGAGAAGACGGAGAACTTCTGGCATCATCTGGCCCTGGCGCTGATCGCGTGGGCGCTTGGAATGAAAGCGGCTCTGGTGCTGGAGGATCTTCGGGGGATGAAGGAGCGGATCGGGAAGGGGAAGTCCAGGAGGATGCGGCAGCGTCTGCTCAACTTCTGGAGCATTATGACTTTCCATCGCATTCTGGTTCACAAGGCAAGATTCTACGGCGTTCCGGTGATTTTGGTGGATCCGCAGAACACGTCTCGGGCGTGTCCGGTATGCGGCAGGGTGGTAGACCGGCTAAGGGGACACGCCCTGGCGTGCCCTTGCGGGGCGAGGATGGGCCGTCACGAGGCGGCGGCGGTGAACATCGCCCGCAGGGGGGTGGAATTCCTCGGGGGCCTGGGCCCTCGGGGCAGGGGTCGGTGGGCGACCCCCGTGGCCGGTCCTCTGGCCTCGGGATAA
- a CDS encoding PIN/TRAM domain-containing protein encodes MDFERFLRLIGMVVLGIAGWRLGMDAARMGLDSRPAWQFALAFALAGAILGLVLTPWLTIRPAAMIRQVIRPIPLQQLLAGTAGLILGLIMAGLVSYPLSLLPDPLGRVLPSLGAVFFGYLGLTVAGTRYKDLLALLPRHLRERDGEHAILLDTSVIIDGRIADVARTGFIQATLLVPRFVLNELQHIADSQDPLRRNRGRRGLEILNRMQKEGHVPIRIVDMEVEGREVDEKLIALARRLRCPIMTNDYNLNRVAELQNVRVLNINELANAVRTILLPGETLTLPIIQEGKEPGQGVGYLEDGTMVVVEEGRRYIGREIPVVVTKVLQTAAGRMIFARPEEPARSAS; translated from the coding sequence ATGGATTTCGAGCGCTTTCTCCGCCTGATCGGCATGGTGGTGCTGGGGATCGCCGGATGGCGCCTGGGGATGGACGCCGCCCGGATGGGGCTGGACTCCCGGCCGGCGTGGCAGTTCGCCCTTGCCTTCGCCCTGGCCGGCGCCATCCTGGGCCTGGTCCTCACCCCCTGGCTGACCATCCGCCCGGCGGCCATGATCCGGCAGGTGATCCGTCCCATCCCGTTGCAGCAGCTGCTCGCCGGCACCGCCGGGCTCATCCTGGGCCTGATCATGGCCGGGCTGGTCTCCTACCCCCTCTCACTGCTGCCCGACCCGCTGGGCCGGGTCCTGCCCTCCCTGGGGGCGGTGTTCTTCGGCTACCTGGGCCTCACCGTGGCCGGGACCCGCTACAAGGATCTCCTGGCTCTGCTCCCCCGCCACCTGCGGGAGCGGGACGGCGAGCACGCCATCCTCCTGGACACCAGCGTGATCATCGACGGGCGCATCGCCGACGTCGCCCGCACCGGCTTCATCCAGGCCACCCTCCTGGTGCCGCGCTTCGTCCTGAACGAGCTGCAACACATTGCCGACTCCCAGGATCCCCTGCGACGGAATCGGGGGCGGCGCGGCCTGGAGATCCTCAACCGCATGCAGAAAGAGGGCCACGTCCCCATCCGTATCGTGGATATGGAGGTGGAAGGACGGGAGGTCGATGAGAAGCTCATCGCCCTGGCCCGGCGGCTGCGCTGCCCGATCATGACCAACGATTACAACCTCAACCGCGTGGCGGAGCTGCAGAACGTCCGGGTCCTGAACATCAACGAGCTGGCCAACGCTGTGCGCACCATCCTCCTGCCCGGCGAGACCCTCACCCTCCCCATCATCCAGGAGGGGAAGGAGCCCGGCCAGGGTGTGGGCTATCTGGAGGATGGGACGATGGTGGTGGTGGAGGAGGGGCGGCGCTACATCGGCCGGGAGATCCCGGTGGTGGTCACCAAGGTGCTCCAGACCGCAGCGGGGCGGATGATCTTTGCCCGCCCGGAGGAGCCGGCCCGCAGCGCTTCATAA
- a CDS encoding class I SAM-dependent methyltransferase → MAIPELHKKAAQRGLPSLIWGPGQARRLELMRRYVILEGARILVDGCGIGIYVEALRAFSPEVHGLDIDADYLREARRRGLGCLVQAAAEALPYPDESFDVILSHEVIEHVADDRRAVAEMVRVLRPGGRILLFCPNRWFPFETHGHYWRGRYYFGNTPLINYLPDPLRNRLAPHVRTYSGRALRRLFAGLPVRIVHHTRIFPAFDRIADRHPHLGRWLRRLANRLEHTPLNRLGLSHFLVVEKIR, encoded by the coding sequence ATGGCGATCCCCGAGCTCCATAAGAAGGCGGCCCAACGCGGGTTGCCCAGCCTGATCTGGGGGCCGGGACAGGCCCGACGTCTGGAGCTGATGCGGCGTTACGTCATCCTGGAGGGGGCCCGCATCCTGGTGGACGGCTGCGGGATCGGGATCTATGTGGAGGCCCTGCGGGCGTTCTCCCCGGAGGTGCACGGGCTGGACATCGACGCCGACTACCTGCGGGAGGCCCGCCGGCGTGGCCTCGGATGCCTGGTGCAGGCCGCCGCCGAAGCCCTCCCCTACCCCGACGAGAGCTTCGATGTGATCCTTTCCCACGAGGTCATCGAGCACGTGGCCGATGACCGTCGGGCGGTCGCGGAGATGGTGCGGGTGCTGCGCCCCGGCGGGCGGATCCTCCTGTTCTGCCCGAACCGCTGGTTCCCTTTTGAAACCCACGGGCACTACTGGCGGGGGCGGTATTACTTCGGGAACACCCCCCTGATCAACTACCTGCCGGATCCTCTGCGCAACCGTCTGGCTCCCCACGTGCGGACCTACAGCGGGCGGGCCTTGCGCCGCCTCTTCGCCGGCCTCCCGGTGCGCATCGTGCACCACACCCGGATCTTCCCCGCCTTCGATCGGATCGCGGACCGGCATCCCCACCTGGGCCGCTGGCTGCGCCGCCTCGCCAACCGCCTGGAGCACACCCCCCTGAACCGGTTGGGGCTCTCCCACTTCCTGGTGGTGGAAAAAATCCGGTAA
- a CDS encoding undecaprenyl-phosphate glucose phosphotransferase, which translates to MNRKRARWLHSALLLLNDLGMTALAFYAAYAIRARLPWPYPPQNLPGFPAYLPMLGVLLLYVAILFFLHRLYHLGRATSRLDELSRAAAAFSLAVIFTVATVSLAFKDTLFGFDYPRAMVLYAWGLGILLVAIGRLLVRGLWGALRARGWDRSRMLIVGTGEAAEAVIRRIQNAPEFGYEPIGVVALRGNGATHVAGVPVIGTAEDLPDLVYARDVDEVLIAVPEAPHSEVLRLISLCERSNLSIKIYPDIFQLIATQPSLDDLGGLPLLTVRDVAQRGWKLALKRAMDIVGAAVGLILLSPLMLLIALLIKLDSPGPVFYVQERMGLDGRPFLMLKFRSMRADAEKEGPGWTRPDDPRRTRVGAILRRLNLDELPQLINVLLGDMSLVGPRPERPVYVEQFRRVIPRYMERHREKAGITGWAQINGLRGDTSITERTKYDLWYVENWSLWLDIKILLRTLVQTLTFRSPNAY; encoded by the coding sequence ATGAACCGGAAGCGTGCCCGGTGGCTGCACAGCGCCCTCCTGTTGCTGAACGATCTGGGGATGACGGCCCTCGCCTTTTACGCCGCTTACGCGATCCGCGCCCGGCTCCCCTGGCCCTATCCCCCCCAGAACCTGCCGGGCTTCCCGGCTTACCTCCCGATGCTGGGGGTGCTGCTCCTTTACGTGGCCATCCTGTTCTTCCTCCACCGGCTCTATCATCTCGGCCGGGCCACCTCCCGCCTGGACGAGCTGTCCCGGGCTGCTGCGGCCTTCTCCCTCGCGGTGATCTTCACCGTGGCCACCGTCTCCCTGGCGTTCAAAGACACCCTGTTCGGCTTCGATTATCCGCGGGCCATGGTGCTGTATGCCTGGGGCCTGGGGATCCTCCTCGTCGCAATCGGCCGTCTGCTGGTGCGGGGCCTGTGGGGCGCCCTGCGGGCCCGGGGCTGGGACCGCAGCCGTATGCTGATCGTGGGGACGGGCGAGGCGGCGGAGGCGGTGATCCGTCGCATCCAGAACGCGCCCGAGTTCGGCTACGAGCCCATCGGCGTGGTGGCCCTGCGGGGCAACGGCGCCACCCATGTGGCCGGGGTCCCGGTGATCGGAACCGCTGAGGATCTCCCGGATTTGGTCTACGCCCGGGACGTCGATGAGGTGTTGATCGCCGTCCCGGAGGCCCCCCACAGCGAGGTGCTGCGCCTGATCTCCCTGTGCGAGCGCAGCAACCTCTCCATCAAGATCTACCCCGATATCTTCCAGCTGATCGCCACCCAGCCTTCCCTGGATGACCTGGGAGGGTTGCCGCTGCTCACCGTGCGGGATGTCGCCCAGCGGGGCTGGAAGCTGGCTCTCAAGCGGGCGATGGACATCGTAGGGGCCGCGGTGGGATTGATCCTGCTCTCGCCCCTTATGCTGCTCATCGCCCTCCTCATCAAGCTGGATTCCCCCGGGCCGGTTTTCTACGTGCAGGAGCGCATGGGGCTGGACGGGCGTCCCTTCCTGATGCTCAAGTTCCGCTCCATGCGGGCCGATGCCGAGAAGGAGGGGCCGGGCTGGACCCGGCCGGATGATCCGCGGCGAACCCGGGTGGGAGCGATCCTGCGTCGGCTGAACCTGGACGAGCTGCCCCAGCTGATCAACGTGCTGCTGGGGGACATGAGCCTGGTGGGGCCGCGCCCGGAGCGCCCCGTCTACGTGGAGCAGTTCCGCCGCGTGATCCCCCGCTACATGGAGCGCCATCGGGAGAAGGCGGGGATCACCGGCTGGGCACAGATCAACGGCCTGCGGGGAGACACCTCCATCACGGAGCGCACCAAATACGATCTCTGGTATGTGGAGAACTGGTCCCTCTGGCTGGACATCAAGATCCTGCTGCGCACCCTGGTTCAGACCCTGACCTTCCGAAGCCCCAACGCCTATTGA
- a CDS encoding glycosyltransferase family 2 protein, which translates to MAELDVGVVIVNYNTRELLRRCLQTVQASRGVTFEVCVVDNASEDGSAAMVEQEFPQVRLIRSPVNGGYAYGNNLGLRAFGFGEPGRTPRIRYALLLNPDTEVPPDALARMVAFMDAHPEAGAAGPKIVRPDGSLDLACRRSFPTPEVAFYRFSGLSRLFPKSPRFARYNLTFLDPDQTYEVDSVVGAFMMVRREAILQVGLLDESFFMYGEDLDWAYRIKQAGWKIYYYPEVVVLHVKRASSRMSPRARYEFNRAMWIFYRKHYQATTPAWLDLLVRVGLVLKGGWRLWREMRRDLRERREAPAFSASER; encoded by the coding sequence ATGGCGGAGCTGGACGTCGGGGTGGTCATCGTGAACTACAACACGCGGGAGCTGTTGCGGCGCTGCCTGCAGACGGTGCAGGCCAGCCGGGGCGTGACCTTTGAAGTGTGCGTGGTGGACAACGCCTCGGAAGACGGCAGCGCGGCGATGGTGGAGCAGGAATTCCCGCAGGTCCGGTTGATCCGCAGCCCGGTCAACGGCGGCTACGCCTATGGGAACAACCTGGGGCTGCGCGCTTTCGGCTTCGGGGAGCCGGGGCGGACGCCCAGAATCCGTTACGCCCTGCTTCTCAACCCGGACACCGAGGTGCCGCCGGACGCCCTGGCCCGGATGGTGGCCTTCATGGACGCCCACCCGGAGGCCGGGGCGGCAGGCCCGAAGATCGTTCGCCCCGATGGCTCCCTGGACCTGGCGTGCCGGCGCAGCTTCCCCACCCCGGAGGTGGCCTTCTACCGTTTCTCCGGCCTGAGCCGGCTCTTCCCGAAGAGCCCTCGCTTCGCCCGCTACAATCTGACCTTCCTGGACCCGGATCAAACCTATGAGGTGGATTCCGTCGTCGGGGCGTTCATGATGGTGCGCCGCGAGGCCATCCTGCAGGTGGGGCTGCTGGACGAATCGTTCTTCATGTATGGGGAAGATCTGGACTGGGCGTATCGCATCAAGCAGGCCGGCTGGAAGATCTATTACTACCCGGAGGTGGTCGTCCTGCACGTCAAGCGCGCCTCCAGCCGGATGAGCCCGCGGGCCCGCTACGAGTTCAACCGGGCGATGTGGATCTTCTATCGGAAGCACTATCAGGCCACCACGCCGGCCTGGCTGGATCTGCTGGTGCGGGTGGGGCTGGTGCTGAAGGGAGGCTGGCGGCTGTGGCGGGAGATGCGCCGGGACCTGCGGGAGCGCCGCGAGGCCCCCGCCTTCTCCGCTTCAGAGCGGTGA
- a CDS encoding sortase, with protein MGKEPSLEDLERALALKRREVRLKRWIREGRLPLEAPPPAGEPTPPEPPALPPDPHLHAEVEWEAPRWRFRLPRPRISWATWRDRLLLGVEIAALLGAILLLLSSWQAMRPAASGEGPRATPTPTPLIPVLVLPGGHRPPTAPGEPAPNPEEIPEHLRALVASLPTPVPITPGPRSPTRIVIPAIGVDAPVVPGTDWEALKKGVGHHPGTANPGEPGNMVLAGHNDIYGEVFRDLEKLRIGDEIWVYAGSRAYRYVVVQKQVVLPTQVEVMAPTRDPVVTLITCYPYRVDTHRLVVVGELR; from the coding sequence ATGGGCAAGGAGCCGAGCCTGGAGGACCTGGAGCGGGCCCTGGCCCTGAAGCGCCGCGAGGTCCGCTTGAAGCGATGGATCCGGGAGGGACGCCTTCCGCTGGAGGCGCCGCCCCCCGCCGGGGAGCCCACCCCCCCGGAGCCACCGGCGCTTCCCCCTGACCCTCACCTCCATGCGGAGGTGGAGTGGGAAGCTCCCCGATGGCGGTTCCGGCTGCCTCGCCCGCGCATCTCGTGGGCAACCTGGCGGGACCGCCTCCTGCTGGGGGTGGAGATCGCGGCCCTGCTGGGGGCCATCCTTTTGCTGCTCTCCTCCTGGCAGGCGATGCGCCCGGCCGCCTCCGGCGAAGGGCCCCGGGCGACCCCCACGCCCACGCCGCTGATCCCCGTCCTCGTCCTGCCGGGCGGGCATCGACCGCCCACCGCCCCCGGGGAGCCCGCGCCGAACCCGGAGGAGATCCCGGAACACCTGCGGGCCCTCGTGGCCTCCCTCCCCACCCCGGTGCCCATCACCCCGGGCCCGCGAAGCCCCACCCGCATCGTCATCCCCGCCATCGGGGTGGACGCCCCGGTGGTCCCGGGGACGGATTGGGAAGCCTTGAAAAAAGGCGTGGGACATCACCCGGGGACGGCGAACCCCGGGGAGCCCGGAAACATGGTGCTGGCCGGCCATAACGACATTTACGGGGAAGTGTTCCGGGACCTCGAGAAGCTCCGCATCGGTGATGAGATCTGGGTCTACGCCGGAAGCCGGGCCTATCGCTACGTGGTGGTCCAGAAACAGGTGGTCCTCCCTACCCAGGTGGAGGTGATGGCCCCCACCCGCGATCCGGTGGTTACCCTGATCACGTGTTATCCTTATCGGGTGGACACCCACCGGCTGGTGGTGGTGGGGGAATTGCGATGA
- a CDS encoding FAD-binding oxidoreductase, whose protein sequence is MELKSFWLGTADPYTPNPPLTGEVRADVAIIGGGFTGLSAALHLKEAEPGLQVAVLEQAYIGYGASGRNAGFAMTLFGLTLSLTALRFGRQAAAEAHRYMEQAVDYVGELIARYGIACDYERPGFLRVATSPAYVRRIREEIELAHRLGLTGIEWLDAQAVREQVNSPRYLGAWWEPRCALLNPLRYVRGLKRAAEGLGVHIYEHTPVRAIERWPGGFLLRTPQGILRAEKLVFAANAYSHRLPFIRRKQVPAFTYIVVTEPLSPERLAPIGWRNRQGIEDARNLVHYYRLTPDNRLLMGGGDVGVPFGSRMDLDENERIFRELEAYIPEVFPSLKGVRIEYRWGGPVSVTVDMAPALGYVGDRRAVYALGCIGHGVALTTMNGQIVRDLILERRTPLTELFFVNRRVIPWPPEPLRFAIGHLIRGYMRLEDRILDRGPASP, encoded by the coding sequence ATGGAGCTGAAGAGCTTCTGGCTGGGGACTGCGGATCCCTACACGCCGAACCCGCCCCTGACGGGGGAGGTGCGCGCGGACGTGGCGATCATCGGCGGGGGGTTCACCGGCCTCTCCGCCGCCCTGCATTTGAAAGAGGCGGAGCCGGGCCTCCAGGTCGCCGTTTTGGAGCAGGCTTACATCGGCTATGGGGCCAGCGGGCGCAACGCCGGCTTCGCCATGACCCTCTTCGGGCTCACCCTCTCCCTGACGGCGCTTCGCTTCGGCCGCCAGGCCGCCGCGGAAGCCCATCGCTATATGGAGCAGGCCGTCGACTATGTGGGGGAGCTCATCGCCCGCTACGGCATCGCCTGCGATTACGAGCGGCCGGGGTTCCTGCGCGTGGCCACCTCCCCGGCTTACGTCCGACGGATCCGGGAGGAGATCGAGCTGGCCCATCGCCTGGGGCTGACCGGGATCGAGTGGCTGGACGCCCAGGCCGTGCGGGAACAGGTGAACTCGCCCCGCTACCTGGGGGCCTGGTGGGAGCCCCGCTGCGCCCTCCTCAACCCCCTCCGATATGTGCGGGGGCTGAAGCGGGCCGCCGAGGGCCTCGGCGTCCACATCTATGAGCACACCCCCGTTCGGGCCATCGAGCGCTGGCCGGGCGGCTTCCTCCTGCGCACCCCTCAGGGGATCCTGCGGGCGGAGAAGCTGGTGTTCGCGGCCAACGCCTACTCCCACCGACTCCCTTTCATCCGCCGCAAGCAGGTCCCCGCCTTCACCTACATCGTGGTGACGGAGCCTCTCTCCCCGGAGCGATTGGCCCCCATCGGCTGGCGGAACCGGCAGGGGATCGAGGATGCCCGCAACCTGGTGCATTACTACCGCCTGACCCCCGACAACCGTCTGCTGATGGGCGGAGGGGATGTCGGCGTCCCCTTCGGAAGCCGGATGGATCTCGACGAGAACGAACGGATCTTCCGGGAGCTGGAAGCCTACATCCCGGAGGTCTTCCCCTCCCTGAAAGGGGTGCGGATCGAATATCGATGGGGCGGGCCGGTCTCGGTCACCGTCGATATGGCCCCGGCCCTCGGGTATGTGGGGGACCGCCGGGCGGTCTACGCCCTGGGTTGCATCGGCCACGGCGTGGCCCTGACGACCATGAACGGCCAGATCGTGCGCGACCTGATCCTGGAGCGCCGGACCCCCCTCACGGAGCTTTTCTTCGTCAACCGCCGGGTGATCCCATGGCCGCCGGAGCCGCTGCGCTTCGCCATCGGACATCTCATTCGGGGGTATATGCGCCTGGAGGATCGGATCCTGGATCGCGGGCCGGCAAGCCCATGA